In Hyalangium gracile, the following are encoded in one genomic region:
- a CDS encoding UDP-N-acetylmuramoyl-L-alanyl-D-glutamate--2,6-diaminopimelate ligase encodes MKLTDVLAGCGAEQISGGRSSVDVTGVTQDSRRVKAGDLFLAVPGTKEDGAQYIGEAVSRGAVAVVSEKPVGSSQVPFFEVSSARKALALIAANFYGRPAQQLTLLGVTGTNGKTTTTYLLEAMSTAAYASTGVIGTLGYKVAGRTVELANTTPDALELHRILKEMVDSGVETVVMEVSSHALVQERVHGLTFKAAAFTNLSRDHLDYHKDIEDYFQAKRKLFGEHLSPTGVAVVNGDDTYASRIYNELRGQKRMAWKFSRLGNGEISATDVSYSLQGIKATLKTPAGDIPVKSRLMGPHNLENILAAAGVALGAGMARRDVQTGIERMTKVPGRMERVENYMPGPAPAVLVDYAHTDDALKRALEATRSLAKGRVIVVFGCGGDRDKGKRPLMGTAAAEGADLVVVTSDNPRTEDPEEIISQVTPGLEKGGLRRISAGKAKSGEKGYLVDVDRRAAIETAIGMASADDVVLIAGKGHEAYQIIGGEKRSFDDREAATKALASRPQG; translated from the coding sequence ATGAAGCTGACGGATGTCCTCGCAGGGTGTGGAGCCGAGCAGATCTCGGGCGGTAGGTCCTCGGTTGATGTCACGGGGGTGACGCAGGACTCTCGCCGGGTGAAGGCGGGCGATCTCTTCCTGGCTGTGCCAGGGACGAAGGAAGATGGGGCCCAGTACATCGGTGAGGCGGTCTCTCGTGGGGCCGTGGCCGTGGTCTCCGAGAAGCCCGTGGGCTCCTCGCAGGTGCCGTTCTTCGAGGTGAGCAGCGCGCGCAAGGCGCTGGCGCTCATCGCCGCCAACTTCTACGGGCGCCCCGCGCAGCAGCTCACGCTGCTGGGCGTCACCGGCACCAATGGGAAGACGACGACGACGTACCTGCTGGAGGCCATGAGCACCGCGGCGTACGCCTCCACGGGCGTCATCGGCACGCTGGGCTACAAGGTCGCCGGCCGCACGGTGGAGCTTGCCAACACCACGCCGGACGCGCTGGAGCTGCACCGCATCCTCAAGGAGATGGTGGACTCGGGCGTGGAGACGGTGGTGATGGAGGTGTCCAGCCACGCGCTGGTGCAGGAGCGCGTGCACGGGCTGACGTTCAAGGCCGCGGCCTTCACCAACCTGAGCCGCGACCACCTGGACTACCACAAGGACATCGAGGACTACTTCCAGGCCAAGCGGAAGCTCTTCGGCGAGCACCTGTCGCCCACCGGCGTGGCGGTGGTGAACGGGGACGACACCTACGCCTCGCGCATCTACAACGAGCTGCGCGGCCAGAAGCGCATGGCGTGGAAGTTCAGCCGCCTGGGCAACGGGGAGATCTCCGCCACGGACGTCTCGTACTCGCTGCAGGGCATCAAGGCGACGCTGAAGACGCCCGCGGGCGACATCCCCGTGAAGAGCCGCCTGATGGGGCCGCACAACCTGGAGAACATCCTGGCGGCGGCCGGCGTGGCGCTGGGCGCGGGCATGGCCCGGCGCGACGTGCAGACGGGCATCGAGCGCATGACGAAGGTGCCCGGCCGCATGGAGCGCGTGGAGAACTACATGCCGGGCCCCGCGCCCGCGGTGCTGGTGGACTACGCGCACACGGATGACGCGCTCAAGCGCGCCCTGGAGGCCACGCGCTCGCTGGCCAAGGGCCGCGTCATCGTCGTGTTCGGCTGCGGCGGAGACCGGGACAAGGGCAAGCGCCCGCTGATGGGCACCGCGGCGGCCGAGGGCGCCGACCTGGTGGTCGTCACCAGCGACAACCCGCGCACGGAGGATCCGGAGGAGATCATCTCCCAGGTGACGCCGGGCCTGGAGAAGGGCGGGCTGCGGCGCATCTCGGCGGGCAAGGCCAAGAGCGGCGAGAAGGGCTACCTGGTGGACGTGGACCGGCGCGCCGCCATCGAGACGGCCATCGGCATGGCGAGCGCGGACGACGTGGTGCTCATCGCCGGCAAGGGCCACGAGGCGTACCAGATCATCGGCGGCGAGAAGCGCTCGTTCGATGACCGCGAGGCGGCCACCAAGGCGCTCGCGAGCCGTCCCCAGGGCTGA
- the ftsL gene encoding cell division protein FtsL, translating into MTQVSPRNNGVSVGRVLLHLLPAVLLAALFAAVGILHVTSRVLVVDMGYRLSKAEAESRGLTRENDRLKLELATLRAPARLERLAREQLGMMMPPGSAVVALQPELPSARRNGKAAARTPAGVRVADRESAR; encoded by the coding sequence ATGACCCAGGTGAGTCCGCGCAACAATGGAGTGTCGGTGGGCCGCGTGCTGCTGCACCTGCTGCCGGCGGTGCTGCTGGCCGCGCTCTTCGCGGCGGTGGGCATCCTCCACGTCACCAGCCGGGTGCTGGTGGTGGACATGGGCTACCGGCTGTCCAAGGCGGAGGCCGAGAGCCGCGGCCTGACGCGCGAGAATGATCGGCTCAAGCTGGAGCTGGCCACGCTCCGGGCTCCGGCGCGCCTGGAGCGGCTGGCGCGCGAGCAGCTGGGGATGATGATGCCCCCGGGCTCGGCCGTGGTGGCGCTGCAGCCGGAGCTGCCGAGCGCGCGCCGCAACGGCAAGGCCGCGGCCCGCACGCCCGCGGGGGTTCGCGTGGCCGATCGGGAGAGCGCCCGGTGA
- a CDS encoding penicillin-binding transpeptidase domain-containing protein, with protein sequence MRDLKAARVPESNTRWLRLRVMLMGGFFLSLLALAFGRAVYLQVYEQDKLRGLAQDQYVRQIEIPARRGDIFDRRGTPLAQSVEVDSIWVDPSMLPDVKKGARSLAKALKLNGGDTEDLQARLQRAKRFAWVKRQARPQEVEAVKALGLPGMGFTKEPKRFYPQRELAAQVVGVVGTDGRGLEGLELAFDDELSGQNSRLSGFRDAKGRKLLVQGTLDPIEREGAAVTLTLDRHLQYVSEKALYRAVEDAKAVAGMVVVLDPKTGELLALASSPGFNPNTPEALQREAIRNRAALDTFEPGSTMKSFVVAAALEEKVLKTDDVFFCENGAWKIGRYTINDTHSYGWLAPKAILQLSSNICSAKVAQVLGREKLVAYYHAFGFAERTGLALPGEGKGVIPFPKAEVSLATQSFGQGMTATAVQLASAYGALANDGVLMRPYLISKVVDPDGVVLLENRPTEVRRVVSSKVARQVVGMLESVVTKEGTAPKAAMEEYRVAGKTGTAQKADPVARGYSDKRIASFVGMVPADNPRAVILVVVDEPKTDVYGGLVAAPAFKEIATAAMAHLAVPPSRPLAPEVAVAPVVSPVAAKAPVPPKPAPARPMVAEQEGAGEGTVRVPDVQGQVGREAVVKLLAAALEPQLLGSGRVVSQTPAAGALVEKGARVTLELATRP encoded by the coding sequence GTGAGGGACCTGAAGGCGGCGCGCGTTCCCGAGTCCAACACCCGGTGGCTGCGGCTCCGGGTGATGCTGATGGGCGGGTTCTTCCTGAGCCTGCTCGCGCTGGCGTTCGGCCGTGCCGTCTACCTGCAGGTCTACGAGCAGGACAAGCTGCGCGGGCTCGCGCAGGACCAATACGTCCGGCAGATCGAGATCCCCGCGCGGCGCGGCGACATCTTCGATCGGCGTGGCACGCCGCTGGCGCAGAGCGTGGAGGTGGACTCCATCTGGGTGGATCCCTCCATGCTGCCGGATGTGAAGAAGGGCGCGCGCTCGCTGGCCAAGGCGCTCAAGCTCAACGGCGGGGACACGGAGGACTTGCAGGCCCGGCTGCAGCGCGCCAAGCGCTTCGCCTGGGTGAAGCGCCAGGCCAGGCCGCAGGAGGTGGAGGCGGTGAAGGCGCTGGGGCTGCCCGGGATGGGCTTCACCAAGGAGCCCAAGCGCTTCTATCCGCAGCGCGAGCTGGCGGCGCAGGTGGTGGGCGTGGTGGGCACCGACGGGCGCGGCCTGGAGGGGCTGGAGCTGGCCTTCGACGACGAGCTGTCGGGGCAGAACTCGCGCCTGTCCGGCTTCCGCGACGCCAAGGGCCGCAAGCTGCTGGTGCAGGGCACGTTGGACCCCATCGAGCGCGAGGGCGCCGCCGTCACCCTGACGCTGGATCGCCACCTCCAGTACGTGTCCGAGAAGGCGCTCTACCGCGCGGTGGAGGACGCCAAGGCGGTGGCGGGCATGGTGGTGGTGCTGGATCCGAAGACGGGCGAGCTGCTCGCCCTGGCCAGCTCGCCGGGCTTCAACCCCAACACCCCCGAGGCGCTGCAGCGCGAGGCCATCCGCAACCGCGCCGCGCTGGACACCTTCGAGCCGGGCTCGACGATGAAGTCCTTCGTCGTCGCCGCGGCCCTCGAGGAGAAGGTCCTCAAGACGGACGACGTCTTCTTCTGCGAGAACGGCGCGTGGAAGATTGGCCGCTACACCATCAACGACACGCACTCGTACGGCTGGCTGGCGCCCAAGGCCATCCTCCAGCTGTCCTCCAACATCTGCTCGGCCAAGGTGGCCCAGGTGCTGGGGCGTGAGAAGCTGGTGGCCTACTACCACGCGTTCGGCTTCGCCGAGCGCACCGGCCTGGCGCTGCCCGGCGAGGGCAAGGGCGTCATTCCCTTCCCCAAGGCCGAAGTCTCCCTGGCCACCCAGTCGTTCGGCCAGGGCATGACGGCCACCGCCGTGCAGCTGGCCTCCGCCTATGGCGCGCTGGCCAATGATGGCGTGCTGATGCGGCCCTACCTCATCTCCAAGGTGGTGGACCCCGACGGCGTGGTGCTGCTGGAGAACCGCCCCACGGAGGTTCGCCGCGTCGTGTCATCCAAGGTCGCTCGCCAGGTGGTGGGCATGCTCGAGAGCGTGGTGACCAAGGAAGGCACCGCTCCCAAGGCCGCCATGGAGGAATACCGTGTCGCCGGAAAGACAGGCACCGCACAGAAAGCGGATCCCGTTGCACGCGGGTACTCAGACAAGCGGATCGCTTCCTTCGTCGGCATGGTACCGGCCGACAATCCGCGCGCTGTCATACTCGTAGTGGTGGACGAGCCCAAGACGGACGTGTACGGGGGTCTTGTGGCTGCCCCCGCTTTCAAGGAAATCGCTACCGCCGCCATGGCTCATCTCGCCGTGCCTCCTTCGCGCCCGCTCGCGCCAGAGGTGGCGGTAGCACCGGTCGTGTCCCCGGTGGCGGCAAAAGCCCCTGTACCTCCCAAGCCCGCGCCGGCTCGGCCCATGGTGGCCGAGCAGGAGGGGGCGGGGGAGGGCACGGTCCGTGTTCCGGACGTGCAGGGGCAGGTCGGACGCGAGGCCGTGGTGAAACTGCTCGCCGCGGCTTTGGAGCCACAATTGTTGGGCAGTGGACGCGTGGTATCGCAGACCCCCGCCGCCGGTGCTCTGGTGGAGAAGGGGGCACGGGTGACGCTGGAGCTGGCGACGCGGCCATGA
- a CDS encoding STAS domain-containing protein, with the protein MNQVSEARRVLTSVASTGRVETLMLEGELGEQALAQVCEELAGRLHRGVRQVVVDFSEVAHLDYRGVKPLMARAEAFRRAGGDIKLAGLSPYLAAIFRAAGAHDRFEMYPHMNDARAAFALMRAPFV; encoded by the coding sequence ATGAACCAGGTATCGGAGGCGAGGCGGGTTCTCACGTCGGTGGCGAGCACCGGCCGCGTGGAGACGCTGATGCTGGAGGGCGAGCTGGGCGAGCAGGCCCTGGCGCAGGTGTGCGAGGAGCTCGCCGGCCGGCTGCACCGGGGCGTGCGCCAGGTGGTGGTGGACTTCAGCGAGGTGGCGCACCTGGACTACCGCGGCGTGAAGCCGCTGATGGCGCGCGCCGAGGCCTTCCGCCGCGCCGGTGGGGACATCAAGCTTGCGGGCCTGTCGCCGTACCTGGCCGCCATCTTCCGGGCCGCCGGAGCGCACGACCGGTTCGAGATGTACCCGCATATGAACGATGCCCGGGCGGCCTTCGCCCTCATGCGGGCTCCCTTCGTCTAG
- a CDS encoding UDP-N-acetylmuramoyl-tripeptide--D-alanyl-D-alanine ligase encodes MAARFTDEEVAKATGAQRRSGFAPATYTDVCTDTRALKPGCLFVALQGERFDAHTFLAQARAGGAAAAVVRDDRTLPPLPGSFPLYAVPDTLEALGALARLHRQRFRIPVAAVGGSNGKTTTKEMVGAILATRGPALKTEGNLNNEIGVPLTLFRLEPEHVAAVIEVGMNHPGEITRLARIVEPDAGLITVVQPEHLEGLGSIEGVAEAEGELFRELSAEAVAVVNLDDALIPAQAARSKARKLTFGRAEAADVRLAKVETLGRDGLRATVSHQGRDWPVRLHFIGEHNALNATGAFAVGLALGYSPEECTRGLEAARPYARRLNVVDGLGGITVVDDCYNANPASMDAALDTLRTLVPAHGRAVAVLGDMLELGPGELEDHKALGSKVTDKARLVAFFGPRSEHGFRAASSLGDSAAHFVEVEALVAWLKPRLKAGDVVLVKGSRGMRLERVVAALTGAAAPGGAH; translated from the coding sequence ATGGCCGCTCGATTCACCGACGAAGAAGTGGCGAAGGCAACCGGGGCGCAGCGGCGCTCCGGGTTCGCTCCGGCGACGTACACGGACGTCTGCACCGACACGCGGGCGCTCAAGCCGGGCTGCCTCTTCGTGGCGCTCCAGGGCGAGCGCTTCGACGCGCACACCTTCCTGGCGCAGGCCCGGGCCGGTGGCGCGGCGGCCGCGGTGGTCCGGGATGACCGGACGCTGCCGCCGCTGCCGGGCAGCTTCCCGCTCTACGCGGTGCCGGACACGCTGGAGGCGCTGGGGGCCCTGGCCCGCCTGCACCGCCAGCGCTTCCGCATCCCCGTGGCGGCGGTGGGCGGCTCCAACGGGAAGACGACGACCAAGGAGATGGTGGGGGCCATCCTCGCCACGCGCGGCCCGGCGCTGAAGACGGAGGGCAACCTCAACAACGAGATCGGCGTGCCGCTCACGCTCTTCCGGCTCGAGCCGGAGCACGTGGCGGCCGTCATCGAGGTGGGGATGAACCACCCGGGGGAGATCACCCGCCTGGCGCGCATCGTCGAGCCGGACGCGGGCCTCATCACCGTGGTGCAGCCCGAGCACCTCGAGGGGCTGGGCAGCATCGAGGGCGTGGCGGAGGCCGAGGGCGAGCTGTTCCGCGAGCTGAGCGCCGAGGCCGTGGCGGTGGTGAACCTGGATGACGCGCTCATCCCCGCGCAGGCGGCGCGCAGCAAGGCCCGCAAGCTGACGTTCGGACGCGCGGAGGCGGCGGACGTGCGGCTGGCGAAGGTGGAGACGCTGGGCCGCGACGGCCTGCGCGCCACGGTGAGCCACCAGGGCAGGGACTGGCCGGTGCGGCTGCACTTCATCGGCGAGCACAACGCGCTCAACGCCACCGGGGCGTTCGCGGTGGGGCTGGCGCTGGGCTACTCGCCCGAGGAGTGCACGCGGGGCCTGGAGGCGGCGCGGCCCTACGCGCGGCGCCTCAACGTGGTGGACGGGCTGGGCGGCATCACGGTGGTGGACGACTGCTACAACGCCAACCCGGCCTCCATGGACGCGGCGCTGGACACGCTGCGCACGCTGGTGCCCGCCCATGGGCGCGCGGTGGCGGTGCTCGGAGACATGCTGGAGCTGGGCCCGGGCGAGCTGGAGGACCACAAGGCGCTGGGCTCGAAGGTGACGGACAAGGCGCGGCTGGTGGCCTTCTTCGGCCCGCGCTCGGAGCACGGCTTCCGGGCCGCCTCCAGCCTGGGGGACTCGGCGGCGCACTTCGTCGAGGTGGAGGCGCTGGTGGCCTGGCTGAAGCCCCGGCTGAAGGCGGGGGATGTGGTCCTGGTGAAGGGCAGCCGCGGCATGCGGCTGGAGCGGGTGGTGGCGGCCCTCACGGGAGCCGCGGCACCCGGAGGAGCGCACTAG
- the mraY gene encoding phospho-N-acetylmuramoyl-pentapeptide-transferase: MLFLLYEWLKDTGAGRILNFLRYPTFRIIAAGVFALLLGMLVGPKLIARLRLKQHGQSNVREDTPDTHQKKKGTPTMGGQLILLCIGAGTLLFADLKSRAVWVMLLLTFGYGFIGFLDDWLKLSKRNSKGLAGRKKMVLQTFFYLVAIFGLMCTWTKADGSFGPTLLISTKVTLPFIPSHWFSPDLGWFYVLFGWIVVVGTSNAVNLTDGLDGLAIVPTIVAATTFAILCYVAGTTLNIADSATVDGVTRTVATPLYQYLGILQVPGGAELSVFCASIVGAGIAFLWFNTYPASVFMGDVGSLALGGALGGLAVLSKNEVVSAIIHGIFFAEILSVMIQVVSFKTTGKRVFKMAPVHHHFELKGMAEPKIIVRFWIVAILCGGVALLSLKLR, translated from the coding sequence GTGCTGTTCCTGCTTTACGAGTGGCTCAAGGACACGGGAGCAGGGCGGATCCTCAACTTCCTGCGCTACCCCACCTTCCGCATCATCGCGGCGGGGGTGTTCGCCCTGCTCCTGGGGATGCTGGTGGGGCCCAAGCTCATTGCCCGGCTGCGGCTGAAGCAGCACGGGCAGAGCAACGTCCGCGAGGACACCCCGGACACCCACCAGAAGAAGAAGGGCACGCCCACCATGGGCGGCCAGCTCATCCTGCTGTGCATCGGCGCGGGCACGCTGCTGTTCGCGGACCTGAAGAGCCGCGCGGTGTGGGTGATGCTGCTGCTCACCTTCGGCTACGGCTTCATCGGCTTCCTGGATGACTGGCTCAAGCTGTCCAAGCGCAACTCCAAGGGCCTGGCCGGGCGCAAGAAGATGGTGCTGCAGACCTTCTTCTACCTGGTGGCCATCTTCGGGCTGATGTGCACGTGGACGAAGGCGGACGGCTCCTTCGGGCCCACGCTGCTCATCAGCACGAAGGTGACGCTGCCCTTCATCCCCTCGCACTGGTTCAGCCCGGACCTGGGCTGGTTCTACGTGCTGTTCGGCTGGATCGTCGTGGTGGGCACCTCCAACGCGGTGAACCTCACGGACGGCCTGGACGGCCTGGCCATCGTGCCCACCATCGTCGCGGCCACCACCTTCGCCATCCTCTGCTACGTGGCGGGCACCACGCTGAACATCGCGGACTCGGCCACGGTGGACGGGGTGACGCGCACGGTGGCCACGCCGCTCTACCAGTACCTGGGCATCCTCCAGGTGCCGGGCGGCGCGGAGCTGTCCGTCTTCTGCGCCAGCATCGTGGGCGCGGGCATCGCCTTCCTCTGGTTCAACACCTACCCGGCGTCCGTCTTCATGGGCGACGTGGGCTCGCTGGCCCTGGGGGGCGCGCTGGGCGGGCTGGCGGTGCTGTCCAAGAACGAGGTGGTCTCCGCCATCATCCACGGCATCTTCTTCGCGGAGATCCTCAGTGTGATGATTCAGGTCGTCTCCTTCAAGACGACGGGCAAGCGCGTCTTCAAGATGGCCCCGGTGCACCACCACTTCGAGCTCAAGGGTATGGCCGAGCCGAAGATCATCGTCCGTTTCTGGATCGTCGCCATCCTGTGTGGTGGCGTGGCGCTGCTGTCCCTCAAGCTGCGCTAG
- the rsmH gene encoding 16S rRNA (cytosine(1402)-N(4))-methyltransferase RsmH gives MAFSHQTVLLEETVELLHPGAGKVIVDGTLGGGGHTEALLARGATVIGVDRDPVALEAATARLGANPRFQARAGNFGELPRVVADVLPVDGVLVDLGVSSPQLDVAERGFSFMKDGPLDMRMGAEGRTAAELIAEEDERELARIIYELGEESFSRPIARELKRALPTRTLEAAEVVKRAVPRKAWPKKIHVATKTFQALRMAVNGELEALDALLGALPSLLKVGGRAAVIAFHSLEDRKVKEAFRALVGQCRCPPGLPVCACGGQGDFAPVTKKAVSASEAEVEANPRSRSAHLRVVEKIR, from the coding sequence TTGGCCTTCAGCCACCAGACCGTCCTCCTGGAAGAGACGGTGGAGCTGCTGCACCCCGGAGCGGGCAAGGTGATCGTCGACGGCACATTGGGGGGCGGTGGCCACACGGAGGCGCTCCTGGCTCGGGGCGCCACCGTCATTGGCGTGGACCGCGACCCGGTGGCGCTCGAGGCGGCCACGGCCCGGCTGGGGGCCAACCCGCGCTTCCAGGCGCGCGCCGGCAACTTCGGCGAGCTGCCCCGGGTGGTGGCGGACGTGCTGCCGGTGGACGGGGTGCTGGTGGATCTGGGCGTGTCCTCTCCGCAGCTGGATGTGGCCGAGCGCGGCTTCTCCTTCATGAAGGACGGGCCGCTGGACATGCGCATGGGCGCCGAGGGGCGCACCGCCGCGGAGCTGATCGCCGAGGAGGACGAGCGCGAGCTGGCCCGCATCATCTATGAGCTGGGCGAGGAGTCCTTCTCGCGGCCCATCGCCCGGGAGCTCAAGCGCGCCCTGCCCACGCGCACGCTGGAGGCCGCCGAGGTGGTGAAGCGCGCGGTGCCTCGCAAGGCGTGGCCGAAGAAGATCCACGTGGCGACGAAGACTTTCCAGGCGCTGCGCATGGCCGTCAATGGCGAGCTGGAGGCGCTGGACGCGCTGCTCGGCGCGCTGCCCTCGCTGCTCAAGGTGGGCGGGCGCGCGGCCGTCATCGCGTTCCACTCGCTCGAGGATCGCAAGGTGAAGGAGGCGTTCCGCGCGCTGGTGGGGCAGTGCCGTTGCCCGCCGGGCCTGCCGGTGTGCGCCTGTGGCGGCCAGGGCGACTTCGCCCCGGTGACGAAGAAGGCCGTCTCCGCCTCGGAAGCCGAGGTGGAGGCCAACCCCCGCTCTCGCAGCGCGCACCTGCGCGTGGTGGAGAAGATCCGATGA